One stretch of Oncorhynchus keta strain PuntledgeMale-10-30-2019 chromosome 16, Oket_V2, whole genome shotgun sequence DNA includes these proteins:
- the LOC127908109 gene encoding CD209 antigen-like protein E, translated as MDIDDCIYANQRTIMSCKKDGVGDQRSVWKRSFLAAAVCLGLLCVLLLAGIIGLLLYQRNLLNSYNNLTAERDQLQTSFNTLTKERDQLQTSYNNLTKERDQLQTCNKYGTCPQDWIRSCCSCYYISPDEKTWEDSRKDCQTRGANLVIINSREEQAFIKAFNKRAWFGLTDKEVEGTWRWVDDTPLTTSYWTKGEPNDLKGEDCALVDNTQKDPVVAWNDVPCNHTNSWICERQVC; from the exons ATGGATATTGATGATTGTATATATGCCAATCAAAGAACCATCATGTCCTGCAAGAAGGATGGAGTTGGTGATCAACGTTCAG TGTGGAAGAGAAGTTTCCTAGCTGCTGCAGTGTGTCTGGGGCTGCTGTGTGTTCTCCTATTGGCTGGGATCATAGGCCTGTTACTCTACC AGAGAAACCTATTGAACAGTTACAACAACctgactgcagagagagaccagctacagaccagtttcaacaccctgaccaaagagagagaccagctacagaccagctacaacaacctgaccaaagagagagaccagctacagacctgTAATAAATATGGCACATGTCCCCAAGACTGGATAAGGTCTTGCTGCAGTTGTTACTACATCTCCCCTGATGAGAAAACGTGGGAAGACAGCAGAAAGGACTGTCAGACGAGAGGAGCAAACCTGGTGATCATCAACAGCAGAGAGGAACAGGCTTTCATCAAAGCGTTCAACAAAAGAGCCTGGTTTGGTCTGACGGACAAAGAAGTTGAGGGAACCTGGAGATGGGTGGACGACACACCACTGACCACAAGTTACTGGACCAAAGGGGAGCCAAATGATTTGAAAGGAGAAGACTGCGCTTTGGTTGATAACACTCAAAAGGACCCAGTAGTGGCTTGGAATGATGTGCCATGTAACCACACAAATAGTTGGATCTGTGAAAGGCAGGTGTGTTAA